A single window of Anopheles moucheti chromosome 2, idAnoMoucSN_F20_07, whole genome shotgun sequence DNA harbors:
- the LOC128298101 gene encoding uncharacterized protein LOC128298101, with the protein MRCSACNYYSWSYFIAFGEIFISFHIARAFLHCARSTSVAQELACNDVEPIFVLLVLYNLLSLLLIIGVTKRNEKLLQIYQTCTITLKASAIVRRIVLSATEYNENNVGKTIIELKIIIVFTLIFTLEALVVAGACRKMRREQQEQLYYIDVV; encoded by the exons atgcGTTGCTCGGCGTGCAATTATTACTCGTGGAGTTATTTCATCGCATTTGGTGAAATCTTCATCTCGTTTCACATTGCCCGAGCCTTCCTGCACTGTGCACGTTCGACGAGTGTTGCTCAGGAGCTGGCCTGCAATGATG TGGAGCCTATCTTTGTGTTGCTTGTGCTGTACAATTTACTATCACTGCTGCTTATCATCGGTGTGACAAAG CGAAACGAAAAGTTACTACAGATTTATCAAACATGCACAATCACCCTGAAAGCATCGGCCATCGTACGCCGGATAGTACTCAGCGCGACAGAGTACAACGAGAACAATGTTGGCAAAACTATCATTGAGCTTAAAATCATCATTGTCTTTACGC TGATATTCACCCTGGAGGCGCTCGTGGTCGCTGGTGCCTGCCGGAAGATGCGTCGTGAACAACAGGAGCAGCTATACTACATCGATGTAGTTTAG